Proteins encoded together in one Shumkonia mesophila window:
- a CDS encoding ATP-binding protein, which produces MARNLNSLIVRAMIALTLLAFAVVYFGLLAYFSFIYEWLYPEFTDDDFLRTGDIVTLGLLLGIGISTASLLGWILARRIVDPLKSVAGAARRVAKGDFSARASLRRGNFGEASDLVDDFNQMAERLQRAEAELKYSNSAVAHELRTPLTILRGRLQGLLDGVFTPSAELYGRLIDHVDDLSAIVEELRTLALSNAGQLDLQYSRLDLAVEAEAALTSLEDQLGKAGITTTRELSSAVTSADRSRLRQAFVAILENCCRYAALSAVHVETGVAGQHVFFRCIDTGPGLPEESRARAFERFWRADDSRGRSGGGSGLGLPIVKAIAQAHGGDALILSSRTPGLAVEIRLPRGVLPVSG; this is translated from the coding sequence ATGGCTAGAAACCTGAATTCCCTGATCGTTCGCGCGATGATCGCACTTACCCTGCTAGCCTTTGCCGTCGTTTATTTCGGGCTGCTCGCCTATTTCTCCTTCATCTACGAATGGCTCTATCCGGAGTTCACCGACGACGATTTCTTGCGTACCGGTGATATCGTAACGCTGGGCCTCCTCCTGGGAATAGGCATATCAACCGCCTCATTGCTGGGCTGGATTCTTGCACGGCGGATTGTGGATCCGTTGAAATCGGTCGCCGGGGCCGCGCGCAGGGTCGCGAAGGGAGATTTTTCGGCGCGCGCCTCATTGCGCCGCGGCAATTTCGGCGAGGCGAGCGATCTGGTCGACGACTTTAACCAGATGGCGGAGCGGCTGCAGCGCGCCGAGGCCGAGTTGAAATACTCGAACTCGGCTGTCGCGCATGAACTGCGTACGCCTCTGACCATTCTGCGCGGGCGATTGCAGGGCTTGCTGGATGGTGTCTTTACCCCCAGCGCCGAGCTCTATGGCCGGCTCATCGACCATGTGGACGATCTGTCGGCAATCGTAGAGGAATTGCGCACGCTGGCGCTGAGCAATGCGGGTCAGCTGGATCTGCAATACTCACGTCTTGATCTGGCGGTGGAGGCGGAGGCGGCGCTGACCTCGCTTGAGGATCAACTCGGCAAGGCCGGCATCACCACGACCCGGGAGTTGAGCAGCGCAGTCACGAGTGCTGATCGCTCGCGATTGCGACAGGCCTTCGTCGCAATTCTCGAAAATTGCTGCCGCTACGCAGCGCTAAGTGCGGTGCACGTCGAGACCGGCGTCGCCGGGCAGCACGTCTTCTTCCGTTGCATCGATACCGGACCCGGCCTTCCCGAAGAAAGCCGTGCGCGCGCCTTTGAGCGGTTCTGGCGCGCGGACGACTCGCGAGGGCGTAGCGGTGGTGGCTCCGGTCTTGGCCTGCCAATCGTCAAGGCGATTGCCCAGGCGCATGGAGGCGATGCGCTGATCCTTTCTTCCCGCACCCCCGGTCTAGCCGTTGAAATCCGGCTGCCGCGCGGGGTGTTGCCTGTCTCAGGCTGA
- a CDS encoding flagellin, producing the protein MITRVSTFGLGSTMMNAALTVQSKYAETATQKASGLVAATYGELGAGAVPLLSAEDMMTQMKVWKSNTEIAKNRVQSMYSAVGRMIELLTSFRSRLSAAKSDAGSAATLNRAGRDLISDLASQMNLRMDGRYLFAGSSTGSPPVDTAKLAAPISFPSATNTSYYTGDDERAAVRISSQQTIVYGVGANSDGFEKALRAANIAAHLASSPLNTVALDETYDVATKALDTLIATQSALSDISLRLESAEKHQTLSLDLLNSITSDIKNADLAQVTVRLSLYDTQLQASYSALSKVTHFSLAKYL; encoded by the coding sequence ATGATCACACGCGTCTCCACATTTGGCCTTGGCTCAACGATGATGAACGCTGCTTTGACCGTTCAGTCAAAATATGCCGAGACCGCCACTCAGAAGGCCTCTGGTCTGGTCGCCGCGACCTACGGTGAACTTGGGGCCGGTGCCGTGCCTCTGCTCTCCGCCGAGGACATGATGACGCAGATGAAGGTCTGGAAGAGCAACACCGAGATCGCAAAGAACCGGGTACAGTCGATGTACTCGGCGGTGGGAAGGATGATAGAACTGCTGACCTCCTTCCGGAGCAGGCTCAGCGCCGCAAAATCGGACGCAGGCAGCGCCGCAACGCTGAACCGGGCCGGTCGCGATTTGATTAGCGATCTCGCGAGCCAAATGAATCTGCGCATGGACGGTCGTTATTTGTTCGCGGGAAGCAGCACGGGCTCTCCACCGGTGGACACCGCCAAGCTCGCCGCGCCAATTTCGTTCCCATCCGCGACCAACACCTCCTACTATACTGGGGACGACGAGCGTGCCGCAGTGCGCATCTCCAGCCAACAGACCATCGTCTACGGCGTCGGCGCAAACTCCGATGGCTTCGAAAAAGCACTACGTGCGGCCAACATAGCCGCTCACTTGGCGAGTTCGCCTCTCAACACGGTCGCGCTCGACGAAACCTACGATGTCGCCACCAAGGCGCTTGACACGCTGATCGCCACCCAGAGTGCCCTCTCCGATATCTCCTTGCGACTGGAAAGCGCGGAAAAGCATCAAACCCTGTCACTCGACCTATTGAACTCTATAACAAGCGACATCAAGAATGCCGACCTCGCCCAGGTCACCGTCAGGCTCTCGCTGTACGACACTCAGTTGCAGGCGTCCTACTCCGCCTTAAGCAAGGTCACACACTTCAGTTTGGCAAAATATCTGTGA
- a CDS encoding response regulator, producing the protein MNNALILIIEDEPEIAEIIGTYLSREGFRIITAGDGTVGLAHHLRLRPDLVVLDIKLPGQDGYEVLAAIRRRGDTPVIMVTALAEDLDKLQALRIGADDYVVKPFNPLEVVARAKAVLRRTIGRGTERMLRVGPLTIDPRAYRVEVENAAGPVTLDLTRTEFRILAHMAASVGRAFERSELVDACLPEGEALDRTVDSHVSNLRRKLAAAGADGLLAGVRGVGYRLDNTHG; encoded by the coding sequence ATGAACAATGCTTTGATCCTTATTATTGAAGACGAGCCCGAGATCGCCGAAATCATCGGGACCTACCTGTCGCGCGAAGGCTTCCGGATCATCACCGCGGGTGATGGGACAGTCGGGCTTGCCCATCACCTGCGCTTGCGGCCCGACCTTGTGGTGCTGGACATCAAGTTACCGGGGCAGGACGGTTACGAGGTGCTGGCGGCGATCCGTCGGCGCGGCGATACGCCCGTCATCATGGTCACTGCGCTGGCAGAGGATCTCGACAAGTTGCAGGCTCTACGCATCGGTGCCGACGATTATGTCGTTAAGCCGTTCAACCCGCTTGAGGTTGTGGCGCGCGCCAAGGCCGTCCTGCGCCGAACCATCGGGCGCGGTACCGAGCGGATGCTACGCGTCGGGCCGCTAACCATCGATCCGCGGGCTTATCGGGTGGAGGTCGAAAACGCGGCGGGGCCGGTGACGCTCGACCTGACGCGGACGGAATTTCGTATTCTGGCTCATATGGCCGCGAGCGTGGGCAGGGCGTTCGAGCGCTCGGAACTGGTCGATGCTTGCCTGCCGGAAGGTGAAGCACTTGATCGGACCGTGGACAGTCATGTCAGCAATTTGCGCCGCAAATTGGCGGCGGCTGGGGCGGACGGATTGCTCGCCGGTGTCCGTGGCGTCGGCTACCGACTGGACAACACACATGGCTAG
- the flgK gene encoding flagellar hook-associated protein FlgK, translating to MSLSTALGSATSSLRAIQVRLALASSNIANADNSSYTTKRAKLAPSVTGGVGTGVEVTGVGSGVNANLLRDIVNSTSENAAAQAFYNFMKALSDTLGHVNSDGSGSSIASRLSKFQSRLDSLATTPESATLKGEVITSLDDAVTSMRNASEEVQHQRAQADAAIAKAVGAANDALRDIHTLNESILRAGATSQPTADLEDLRSAALKSLGEQIKINGYISANGAMTVYSGSGEILVGTEVHELTFTAAAKVSESAAYPTDLSGVRVNGHDITGSLASGKISALLTLRDVALPGIQSRLDAAAGKLKDSINTLSNGGSAAPPPNTLTGTSSHNTADALSASGSLRVAVTDAQGAVTETQDLPLSSYSTVGDLIGALNGIPGLSASLDGDGHLSLRATITSNGVAVAGGSVNGKSLSGYFGLNDLVVGSGAGDLAVKVDVLADSTRLPTGLIPTSGTLSTGKTAISTGSSKLATAMADDLRASGVIAMVSDLIGDIGARTNSAKSRAATAETSLNALTSRFSSQYGVNVNEENARILQLQNAYAASSQVLSAVKSMFDDLMKAVR from the coding sequence ATGTCCCTTTCCACCGCGCTCGGTTCTGCCACTTCGTCATTGCGTGCCATTCAAGTGCGATTGGCACTTGCTTCCTCCAACATCGCCAATGCCGACAATTCTAGCTACACAACCAAGCGCGCGAAGCTCGCGCCGAGCGTCACCGGTGGCGTCGGCACAGGCGTCGAGGTAACCGGCGTCGGCAGTGGCGTGAACGCCAATCTGTTGCGGGACATAGTCAATTCCACCTCGGAGAACGCCGCCGCTCAGGCATTCTACAATTTCATGAAGGCGCTATCGGACACTCTTGGGCACGTCAACAGTGACGGCAGCGGCTCGTCGATAGCTTCGAGATTGTCCAAGTTTCAATCTCGGCTGGACTCGCTCGCCACCACACCGGAAAGCGCGACTCTCAAGGGCGAGGTGATCACGAGCCTTGACGACGCTGTCACCTCCATGCGCAACGCATCCGAGGAGGTTCAGCACCAGCGCGCCCAAGCCGACGCCGCGATCGCCAAAGCAGTTGGGGCCGCCAACGACGCATTACGCGACATTCACACCCTGAACGAATCGATCCTGCGTGCCGGAGCAACCTCCCAGCCTACCGCCGACCTGGAAGACCTCCGCAGTGCCGCTCTCAAGTCCCTCGGAGAACAAATCAAAATCAACGGCTACATCTCCGCCAACGGCGCAATGACGGTCTACAGTGGATCGGGCGAGATCCTGGTAGGAACGGAAGTCCACGAACTAACGTTTACCGCCGCCGCCAAAGTCTCCGAAAGCGCTGCCTACCCCACGGACCTTTCGGGGGTTCGTGTGAATGGTCACGACATCACTGGCTCGCTCGCCTCCGGCAAAATTTCCGCCCTACTTACTCTCCGCGACGTCGCTCTCCCGGGTATACAGTCGCGACTCGACGCGGCGGCGGGAAAGTTGAAGGATTCTATCAACACCCTTTCCAACGGCGGTAGCGCCGCGCCCCCACCCAACACTCTGACCGGCACTTCCTCGCACAACACGGCCGATGCCCTGTCTGCAAGTGGCTCCCTACGGGTCGCCGTTACTGACGCGCAAGGTGCCGTAACGGAGACCCAAGATCTCCCCCTCTCGTCATATTCCACTGTGGGCGATTTGATCGGAGCCTTGAACGGCATCCCAGGGCTGTCGGCCAGCCTCGATGGCGACGGACACCTCTCCTTGCGAGCGACCATCACGAGCAATGGAGTTGCTGTGGCCGGCGGCAGCGTCAACGGCAAAAGCTTGTCCGGGTATTTTGGGCTTAACGATCTGGTTGTCGGCAGTGGTGCCGGCGATCTCGCGGTCAAGGTGGATGTGCTCGCCGACAGTACGCGTCTACCGACCGGCTTGATACCAACCTCTGGGACGCTGTCGACGGGAAAGACCGCTATCAGCACCGGATCGAGCAAGCTCGCCACCGCGATGGCCGACGACCTGCGCGCCTCGGGAGTCATCGCCATGGTTTCTGACCTCATCGGCGACATCGGTGCACGGACCAACAGCGCAAAAAGCCGCGCCGCTACTGCCGAAACCAGTCTCAACGCACTGACCTCGCGCTTCTCCTCGCAATACGGCGTCAATGTGAACGAGGAAAATGCGCGGATTTTGCAGCTTCAGAACGCCTACGCAGCATCGTCCCAAGTCCTTAGCGCCGTGAAATCGATGTTCGACGATCTGATGAAGGCGGTGAGATAA
- a CDS encoding multidrug efflux RND transporter permease subunit, which translates to MPQFFIDRPVFAWVIAIFIALAGIIAIPQLPVARFPVIAPPSIGIFATYTGATVQTVNDSVVTPIEKELSSVKNVLYYESTVDSTGGANIMVTFKPGTNPELAQVDVQNRLKNAEPRLPEAVRRGGINVEAAESGFLMVITLKSRGGGTEELALGDYLTRNVSEELKRLPGVGRVQQFGSERAMRVWVDPAKLAAYDLTMADVTGAITRENAQVSPGRVGDEPTVPGTRISTPLTVHGQLNTPEEFAAIPLRAQADGSRLLLSDVARVELGAQTHAFSVSSNGKPTAAAAIQMAPGANAVRTAAAIEKRLAELQTAMPKDMAISISYNTAPFVKVSITKVIQTLVEAMVLVFLVILLFLQKVRYTLIPTIVAPIALLGTFAVMMAAGYSINVLTMFGMVLAIGIIVDDAIVVVENVERIMSRQGLSPRDATRQAMREISGAIVGITLVLAAVFIPMGMAGGSVGAIYRQFTMSMSVSILFSAFLALTLTPALCATILRPAKSHAEGGFFAWFNRKFDALTARYTGVVGWMLRRGGRMLVIYALLLVALGVGYSRVATSFVPEEDQGNFMAMFELPAGATAERTREIVAIYEAHTATRPDIVESTVILGFGFSGSGPNAAQAFTSLKDWSERKTTVNEEIAAVEAAMADIPEGTAMIMKPPAIESLGTTSGFALRLEDRGNSGPAALKAAENQLIALASESKLYTGVMTEGLPDGQSIALKIDRQKALALGVSFSAISDMISTAIGSSYVNDFPNKGRLQQVVVQADAPARMHVEDVLRLQMRNIDGGMVPLSEVVQPVWETSPLQMARYNGYPAARISGSAAPGVSSGVAMAEMERLAQKLPKGFALEWTGQSLQERQSAAQASTLLAASMLVVFLVLAALYESWSIPLAVMLVVPLGVLGAVLAVLARGMENDVFFKVGLITIIGLSAKNAILLVEYARHLRHEGMSLSRAVLRASRLRLRPILMTSLAFILGVVPLMIARGAGSEIQNAIGTGVFGGMLTATVLAVFFVPVLYVAVSRLTMPKSWEKNLKKNTISAK; encoded by the coding sequence ATGCCACAATTCTTCATCGATCGCCCGGTCTTTGCCTGGGTGATTGCGATCTTCATAGCGTTGGCTGGAATTATCGCCATTCCGCAACTTCCGGTGGCGCGCTTCCCTGTAATCGCGCCACCGAGCATCGGCATTTTCGCGACATATACCGGCGCGACGGTACAAACCGTCAATGACAGCGTGGTCACACCCATCGAGAAGGAACTCTCGAGCGTCAAGAACGTGCTCTATTACGAGTCCACCGTCGACTCGACCGGCGGTGCCAACATCATGGTGACGTTCAAACCCGGAACCAACCCGGAACTGGCACAGGTGGATGTGCAGAATCGCCTCAAGAACGCCGAACCGCGTCTCCCGGAGGCCGTCCGGCGCGGTGGCATCAATGTCGAAGCTGCTGAATCGGGTTTTCTGATGGTTATTACACTGAAGTCGCGCGGCGGCGGGACCGAAGAACTGGCCCTTGGCGACTATCTGACCCGCAACGTGAGCGAAGAATTGAAGCGCCTGCCGGGCGTCGGCCGCGTCCAACAGTTCGGTTCCGAACGCGCCATGCGCGTCTGGGTGGATCCGGCGAAACTGGCTGCCTACGACCTTACCATGGCTGATGTGACCGGGGCCATCACGCGCGAAAACGCTCAGGTTTCGCCTGGCAGGGTCGGAGACGAGCCGACGGTTCCGGGGACGAGAATATCGACGCCGCTGACTGTGCATGGCCAGTTGAACACGCCGGAGGAGTTCGCCGCGATACCGTTGCGAGCGCAGGCCGATGGGTCGCGTCTTCTCTTGTCGGATGTTGCGCGGGTGGAACTCGGCGCGCAAACACATGCCTTCAGCGTCAGCAGCAACGGTAAGCCCACAGCTGCCGCCGCGATCCAGATGGCGCCCGGCGCCAACGCCGTGCGCACCGCAGCCGCGATCGAAAAGCGCTTGGCCGAGTTGCAGACCGCGATGCCGAAGGATATGGCGATCTCAATTTCCTACAACACGGCGCCTTTCGTAAAGGTGTCGATCACCAAGGTTATCCAGACGCTGGTCGAGGCTATGGTGCTGGTCTTCCTGGTGATTCTGCTGTTCTTGCAGAAGGTCCGCTATACGCTGATCCCAACCATTGTTGCGCCAATCGCGCTTCTGGGCACCTTCGCGGTGATGATGGCCGCGGGGTATTCGATCAACGTGCTGACCATGTTCGGCATGGTGCTAGCCATCGGCATCATCGTCGACGATGCCATTGTCGTCGTCGAAAATGTCGAGCGGATCATGTCCCGGCAGGGCCTGTCGCCGAGGGACGCCACTCGTCAGGCTATGCGCGAGATTTCAGGCGCCATCGTCGGTATCACCCTGGTTCTGGCCGCTGTCTTCATTCCAATGGGCATGGCCGGCGGTTCTGTCGGCGCGATCTATCGCCAGTTCACCATGTCGATGTCGGTCTCGATCCTGTTTTCCGCTTTCCTCGCGCTGACACTGACGCCCGCGCTCTGCGCTACGATCCTAAGGCCCGCGAAAAGCCATGCCGAAGGTGGCTTCTTTGCGTGGTTCAACAGAAAGTTCGATGCCCTGACCGCGCGCTACACCGGTGTCGTCGGCTGGATGTTGCGGCGCGGCGGGCGGATGTTGGTCATCTATGCCTTGCTGCTCGTGGCCCTGGGCGTTGGTTATTCACGGGTAGCAACGTCGTTCGTGCCGGAAGAGGATCAGGGAAACTTCATGGCCATGTTCGAGCTGCCGGCCGGCGCCACCGCCGAACGTACGCGCGAGATCGTCGCAATCTATGAAGCGCATACCGCGACCCGTCCCGATATTGTCGAGAGCACCGTGATTCTGGGCTTCGGCTTTTCCGGCTCTGGTCCCAATGCCGCGCAAGCATTCACCAGCCTGAAGGATTGGAGCGAACGCAAGACGACGGTGAACGAAGAGATCGCGGCAGTTGAGGCGGCGATGGCGGATATCCCTGAAGGCACGGCGATGATCATGAAGCCCCCCGCCATCGAATCGCTCGGCACAACGTCCGGCTTCGCGCTGCGGCTGGAGGACCGAGGCAATTCAGGTCCGGCCGCACTGAAGGCGGCCGAGAACCAGCTCATCGCGCTGGCATCCGAAAGCAAATTGTATACCGGAGTGATGACGGAGGGCCTGCCCGATGGCCAGAGCATTGCGCTCAAGATCGATCGTCAGAAGGCGCTGGCGCTTGGGGTGTCTTTCTCGGCGATAAGCGACATGATTTCGACGGCGATTGGATCGAGCTACGTCAACGACTTTCCCAACAAGGGCCGGCTTCAGCAGGTGGTGGTGCAGGCGGATGCGCCCGCCCGGATGCATGTCGAGGATGTACTGCGTCTCCAGATGCGCAACATTGACGGCGGCATGGTTCCGTTGTCTGAAGTCGTCCAACCCGTCTGGGAAACCTCACCCCTGCAAATGGCGCGTTACAACGGTTATCCAGCTGCTCGCATCTCAGGTTCGGCTGCGCCGGGGGTCTCCAGCGGCGTGGCGATGGCCGAGATGGAGCGTTTGGCGCAAAAGCTGCCAAAGGGCTTTGCGCTGGAGTGGACCGGCCAATCCCTGCAGGAAAGGCAATCCGCTGCGCAGGCTTCGACGCTCCTTGCCGCCTCGATGCTGGTCGTCTTCCTCGTGCTCGCGGCACTCTACGAAAGCTGGTCAATCCCGCTGGCGGTCATGCTGGTCGTGCCGCTGGGTGTGCTCGGCGCAGTTCTGGCGGTGCTGGCGCGTGGGATGGAGAATGACGTGTTTTTCAAGGTGGGCCTCATCACCATAATCGGGCTTTCCGCCAAGAACGCTATTCTGTTGGTCGAGTACGCCCGACACCTGCGGCATGAGGGGATGAGCCTCTCTCGGGCAGTGTTGCGGGCATCCCGGTTGCGGCTTCGGCCTATTCTAATGACCTCGCTGGCCTTCATCCTGGGTGTCGTGCCGCTGATGATCGCACGCGGTGCCGGTTCTGAAATCCAGAATGCAATCGGGACCGGCGTGTTCGGCGGGATGTTGACCGCGACAGTGCTGGCGGTTTTCTTCGTTCCGGTGCTTTACGTTGCTGTCAGTCGATTGACCATGCCGAAATCATGGGAGAAGAATCTGAAGAAAAACACGATCTCAGCCAAATGA
- a CDS encoding efflux RND transporter periplasmic adaptor subunit: protein MSRRFLFVAFVICASIASTLLVFRGSAVSEPDGASLGAQAPARVTTATLAPERVVLIDELPGRVTAYRRVEIRPQVGGIIKKRFVEGGTQVKAGEILFEIEPALLLADLETAEAGLTRAKAAVEHARRGLERADALLASNATSRKDHEDARNGLTVAQANLAEAQAVFHRRQLDRDFASLRSPIKGYVGRTLADEGALASTSSQEALAVVQELDRVYVDLRLPATKLDGLQSAAEQGLGPVEILDTEGKPHPRPGTLVLSDVTVDTGTGNATVRIEAENPGLRLLPGMYVRARIARGLLPNALLVPEDAVVRNGAGGAQIMVVAGDGRAERRDVVLGDAIGRRLVVTSGLKAGEVIVIRGQDRVQDGMTVNPVTVLQDAAPAADKL, encoded by the coding sequence ATGTCGCGCCGTTTCCTGTTCGTTGCCTTTGTAATTTGCGCATCCATCGCTTCGACACTGCTGGTGTTTCGGGGGAGTGCGGTCTCGGAGCCAGACGGCGCCTCCTTGGGCGCGCAAGCTCCCGCGCGGGTCACCACGGCCACACTTGCGCCAGAACGTGTTGTTTTGATCGATGAACTTCCTGGGCGTGTGACCGCCTATCGAAGGGTAGAGATACGGCCTCAGGTCGGCGGCATAATCAAGAAGCGGTTTGTGGAAGGTGGGACCCAGGTTAAGGCTGGGGAAATCCTGTTTGAAATCGAACCGGCCTTGCTTTTGGCCGATCTGGAGACAGCGGAGGCAGGGTTGACGCGAGCCAAGGCGGCGGTGGAGCACGCGCGTCGAGGGCTTGAACGTGCCGATGCCCTGCTTGCGAGCAATGCGACGAGCCGGAAGGATCACGAAGACGCCCGCAATGGACTGACCGTGGCGCAGGCCAACCTCGCCGAGGCCCAGGCGGTCTTTCACCGCCGCCAGCTCGATCGTGATTTCGCCTCCCTAAGGTCACCGATCAAAGGCTATGTCGGGCGCACGCTGGCCGACGAGGGCGCTCTCGCGTCTACTTCGAGTCAGGAAGCGCTCGCCGTGGTGCAGGAACTGGACCGTGTGTATGTGGATCTGCGCTTGCCCGCGACGAAGCTCGATGGATTGCAGTCCGCCGCCGAGCAAGGATTAGGTCCGGTCGAGATACTAGACACGGAAGGCAAACCACACCCCCGTCCAGGCACGCTGGTGCTGTCGGACGTTACGGTGGATACGGGGACCGGTAATGCGACAGTCCGGATTGAGGCGGAGAACCCGGGATTGCGGCTTCTGCCCGGAATGTACGTTCGTGCAAGAATAGCACGTGGCCTTCTTCCCAATGCTCTGCTGGTGCCGGAAGATGCCGTGGTTCGCAACGGTGCAGGCGGGGCGCAGATCATGGTCGTGGCTGGCGACGGGCGGGCCGAACGACGCGACGTGGTCCTGGGCGACGCGATTGGGAGGCGTCTTGTCGTGACGTCGGGCCTGAAGGCGGGCGAGGTGATCGTCATTCGCGGACAGGACCGCGTGCAGGACGGGATGACCGTGAACCCGGTTACCGTCTTGCAAGATGCCGCACCGGCGGCCGACAAGCTGTAA
- the flgE gene encoding flagellar hook protein FlgE encodes MSLSSAMFTAVSSLKAQSRALSVISNNLANSGTTGYKTVTTSFSSLVTQMYNGTNYPGAGVTSSARQHVANQGKIEGTAKTTDIALDGNGMFLVRRGTGDDSLYFSRNGEFQQDNEGYLVNNNYYLLGWPTDSTGKVVSTQSSAALERINVTKNISSIQPSSAATVKADLGPSTAIGGKSTSSMEVYDALGNLHTVTSTWEKTATNTWTLGFSCPDGTSSLGATPLNFDGTGKLTSPSPANITLPFNWTNGAAASSIVIDLTNVTQTNKSVGVDQVSATTNGHTTGKLLGVSISNDGAVTATYDNGESLPIYRVAVATFANYDGLSALSHGIYQKSRDSGDYSLHTAGAGGSATVKGSSLESSTVDTADDFSRMIVAQQAYSASSQVIKSAKDMYDTLLSAVR; translated from the coding sequence ATGAGCTTGTCCAGTGCGATGTTCACCGCCGTTTCGAGTCTCAAGGCACAGAGCCGCGCCCTTTCGGTGATTTCCAATAATCTCGCCAATAGCGGCACTACTGGCTACAAGACCGTCACGACCAGTTTCTCGTCACTGGTCACTCAGATGTACAATGGCACCAATTACCCCGGTGCGGGCGTCACCTCATCGGCTCGCCAGCACGTTGCCAACCAAGGCAAAATCGAAGGAACAGCCAAGACCACCGACATTGCCCTCGACGGGAACGGCATGTTCCTGGTGCGCCGCGGCACTGGCGATGACTCGCTCTATTTCAGCCGCAACGGCGAGTTTCAACAGGACAACGAAGGTTATCTCGTTAACAACAACTATTACTTGCTGGGCTGGCCAACTGACAGTACCGGCAAAGTGGTCTCCACCCAGTCATCGGCGGCACTTGAACGCATCAACGTCACGAAAAACATTTCTTCGATTCAACCGAGTAGCGCCGCGACCGTGAAGGCCGACCTCGGCCCCAGTACCGCTATCGGGGGAAAATCGACCTCGTCGATGGAAGTCTACGACGCGCTAGGTAATCTCCATACCGTCACCTCGACTTGGGAGAAGACTGCCACCAATACCTGGACCCTGGGTTTTTCTTGCCCTGACGGCACCTCCTCTTTAGGTGCTACGCCGCTGAATTTCGATGGTACCGGCAAGCTAACTTCGCCAAGCCCCGCCAACATTACTCTTCCTTTCAACTGGACCAATGGTGCCGCCGCTAGTTCGATCGTCATCGACCTCACCAACGTGACCCAAACGAACAAGTCGGTAGGCGTCGATCAAGTGTCCGCCACGACTAACGGCCACACCACAGGTAAGCTACTCGGGGTTTCCATCAGCAACGATGGCGCGGTGACGGCCACCTACGATAACGGTGAATCGCTCCCAATTTACAGGGTCGCGGTCGCTACTTTTGCCAACTACGACGGTCTCTCTGCACTCTCTCACGGGATCTACCAGAAATCGCGGGATTCCGGCGACTACAGTCTACACACCGCAGGCGCCGGGGGTTCCGCCACGGTCAAGGGAAGCAGCCTGGAGAGTTCGACAGTGGACACTGCCGACGATTTCTCACGGATGATCGTGGCCCAGCAGGCTTATTCTGCCAGCTCACAGGTGATCAAATCCGCCAAGGACATGTACGACACGCTACTGAGCGCCGTACGTTGA
- a CDS encoding ABC transporter transmembrane domain-containing protein, with protein MLLMMVASTTGLTGPFLLRAIIDKALPRHDLRLLVWLVAGMVVVAFLSAAIGACQVILSSRIGQAILHDLRVRLYSHLQSLSLRFFTGARVGEVQSRIASDIDGL; from the coding sequence ATGCTGCTTATGATGGTCGCTTCAACGACCGGTCTGACAGGCCCGTTCCTGTTACGCGCGATCATCGACAAAGCTTTGCCACGGCACGATCTGAGGTTGCTCGTCTGGCTGGTGGCGGGTATGGTCGTCGTCGCCTTTCTGTCGGCTGCTATCGGTGCCTGCCAGGTAATCCTCAGTTCACGCATCGGACAGGCGATTCTGCACGACCTGCGGGTACGGCTCTACTCCCATCTCCAAAGCCTCTCGCTGCGATTCTTCACCGGAGCCCGTGTGGGCGAGGTACAATCGCGCATCGCCAGTGACATCGACGGGCTGTAA